Proteins encoded in a region of the uncultured Paludibaculum sp. genome:
- a CDS encoding (2Fe-2S)-binding protein, protein MPAFKFTLNGKAQRIETEADRPLLEVLREDLGLIGVRYGCGEGQCRACTVLLDGKPVPSCVTPVRLAEGKSVLTVEGLAVNGKLHPVQEAFLEEGALQCGYCTSGMMLTAVALLKTTPQPTEQQVAEGMNNNLCRCCCYPSIVTAVRLAARLTTQGGHHAG, encoded by the coding sequence ATGCCGGCCTTCAAGTTCACCCTGAACGGCAAGGCGCAACGCATCGAGACTGAGGCGGACCGGCCGCTGCTCGAAGTGCTGCGCGAGGATCTGGGACTCATCGGAGTCCGCTACGGCTGCGGCGAAGGCCAGTGCCGCGCCTGTACGGTGCTGCTGGATGGAAAGCCCGTTCCGTCCTGCGTCACGCCGGTGCGGCTGGCGGAAGGCAAGTCCGTCCTGACCGTGGAGGGTCTCGCCGTGAACGGCAAGCTCCACCCCGTCCAGGAGGCGTTCCTCGAAGAAGGCGCTCTGCAGTGCGGCTACTGTACCTCCGGCATGATGCTCACCGCCGTGGCGCTGCTGAAGACGACACCGCAACCCACTGAGCAGCAGGTCGCGGAGGGCATGAACAACAACCTCTGCCGCTGCTGCTGCTACCCCAGCATCGTCACCGCCGTCCGGCTGGCTGCGAGGTTGACCACGCAAGGAGGCCACCATGCCGGATAA
- a CDS encoding molybdopterin cofactor-binding domain-containing protein — MPDNWIASAEPERYELREPVRYEFHCDRRVFLQCAGAGLLISVFARTLEAQRGATPASTAGRIHLGEDGFVTVLSGKVEEGQGPRTEFAAATAEELRLPVDKVRVVLADTQLVPNDWLTAGSRSTPVTVPLVRRAAAEARALLLATAAERWKVDGSKLQIHAGMVKSPDGKQTLGYADLARSGGDAGGKVPELTPPASWKTLGQPLVRVNARDIITGAHAYPSGIRRPGMLHGCVLRPPSYGATLDSVDLNAAKQMPGVVAVRDGEFIACAAPTSYAARKAVAALAANARWQTKPQISSDELYTHLKKPAGDRQPQVQEHGSVQAGLQQAKKKLSASYQIPYVAHSPMEPRTAVAEWTNGSLTVWTGTSNPFDVRDELAQAFHIDSSKVRVIVPDFGGGFGGKHTGEAALEAARLAKEAGKPVSLRWTRAEEFMWGYFRPAGVIDIEAGLDEKGTLIGWDFTNYNSGPSAIGSPYRLPNSRTRFVYSDQPLRAGSYRGLAATANNFARESFMDELATAASMDPLEFRLAHLEPGRLRDVLVAAAERFGWQKRCKESKPNTGIGLACGTEKGSYVAACAEVELDRATGVPRLVEICEAFECGPVLNPKNLRLQVEGCILMGLGAALREEILFENGRLKNGSFAKYRVPRFKDTPKIDVLLVDRKDLEPAGAGETPIMAVAPAMANAIFAITGERLHALPLRAKAGKADSGSASVR; from the coding sequence ATGCCGGATAACTGGATCGCCTCCGCCGAGCCGGAACGCTACGAACTGCGGGAACCGGTCCGCTACGAATTTCACTGCGACCGCCGGGTCTTCCTCCAATGTGCCGGCGCAGGCCTACTCATCAGTGTGTTTGCACGTACCCTCGAAGCCCAGCGCGGGGCGACGCCAGCTTCTACAGCGGGCCGCATCCACCTGGGCGAAGACGGCTTCGTGACTGTGCTGTCGGGCAAGGTGGAAGAAGGGCAGGGACCCCGGACCGAGTTCGCGGCCGCCACGGCGGAAGAACTGCGCCTGCCCGTCGACAAAGTCCGCGTGGTGCTCGCCGATACGCAACTGGTGCCGAACGATTGGCTCACCGCCGGCAGCCGCTCGACGCCCGTCACGGTTCCGTTGGTGCGCCGCGCCGCCGCTGAAGCCCGCGCTCTCCTGCTAGCCACGGCGGCCGAGCGCTGGAAGGTCGACGGATCCAAGCTCCAGATCCACGCCGGTATGGTGAAGAGCCCCGATGGCAAGCAGACGCTGGGCTATGCCGACCTGGCCAGATCCGGCGGCGATGCCGGCGGGAAGGTCCCGGAACTGACGCCGCCCGCAAGCTGGAAGACGCTGGGCCAACCGCTGGTGCGTGTGAATGCACGCGACATCATCACCGGCGCACACGCCTATCCCTCCGGGATCCGGCGGCCCGGCATGCTCCACGGCTGTGTACTACGTCCGCCTTCCTATGGCGCGACCTTGGATTCCGTCGACCTGAACGCCGCGAAGCAGATGCCCGGTGTCGTGGCCGTTCGCGACGGCGAGTTCATTGCCTGCGCCGCCCCCACCTCCTACGCCGCTCGCAAGGCCGTGGCCGCCCTGGCGGCCAATGCCAGGTGGCAGACCAAGCCGCAAATCTCCAGCGACGAGCTGTACACGCATCTGAAGAAGCCGGCCGGAGACCGTCAGCCGCAGGTGCAGGAGCACGGATCCGTGCAGGCTGGCCTGCAGCAGGCAAAGAAGAAGCTCAGCGCGTCCTACCAGATTCCCTACGTGGCGCATTCCCCGATGGAGCCCCGCACCGCTGTAGCGGAGTGGACGAATGGCAGCCTGACGGTCTGGACCGGCACCTCGAACCCCTTCGATGTGCGGGACGAACTGGCGCAGGCCTTCCACATCGACTCGTCGAAAGTGCGCGTCATCGTGCCGGACTTCGGCGGCGGCTTCGGCGGCAAGCATACCGGCGAAGCGGCGCTCGAAGCAGCACGTCTGGCCAAGGAGGCGGGCAAGCCGGTGTCGCTGCGCTGGACCCGTGCCGAAGAGTTCATGTGGGGCTACTTCCGCCCGGCCGGCGTGATCGACATCGAGGCCGGCCTTGACGAGAAGGGAACGTTGATCGGCTGGGATTTCACGAACTACAACTCCGGCCCATCGGCCATCGGGTCGCCGTACAGGCTGCCGAATAGCCGCACCCGGTTCGTCTACTCCGATCAACCCCTGCGCGCGGGTTCGTATCGTGGATTGGCGGCGACGGCCAACAACTTCGCTCGCGAGAGCTTCATGGATGAGCTCGCCACGGCGGCATCCATGGACCCGCTGGAGTTCCGCCTCGCCCACCTGGAGCCGGGCCGCCTGCGCGATGTGCTGGTGGCCGCGGCGGAGCGCTTCGGTTGGCAGAAGCGGTGCAAGGAATCGAAGCCGAACACCGGCATCGGGCTGGCCTGCGGTACGGAGAAGGGCTCTTACGTAGCGGCGTGCGCGGAGGTGGAACTCGACCGCGCGACCGGCGTCCCCCGCCTGGTCGAGATCTGCGAAGCCTTCGAGTGCGGCCCCGTGCTGAACCCCAAGAACCTGCGGCTGCAGGTGGAGGGGTGCATTCTGATGGGCCTCGGCGCGGCCCTGCGGGAAGAGATCCTGTTCGAGAACGGGCGGCTGAAGAACGGCAGCTTCGCCAAGTACCGCGTGCCACGCTTCAAAGACACGCCGAAGATCGACGTCCTACTCGTGGATCGCAAGGACCTGGAACCGGCCGGCGCGGGTGAGACGCCCATCATGGCTGTGGCTCCGGCGATGGCCAATGCGATCTTCGCGATCACCGGCGAGCGGCTCCATGCGCTGCCGCTGCGAGCCAAGGCGGGCAAAGCCGACAGCGGCTCAGCCTCTGTCCGTTGA